The following coding sequences are from one Tubulanus polymorphus chromosome 12, tnTubPoly1.2, whole genome shotgun sequence window:
- the LOC141913914 gene encoding calpain-5-like isoform X3, translating into MVKQFQNQSFGSIRKEAAGKGELWVDPLFPPNSKSLFFSKVDREIEWKRPGELCKCPQLVVNGVSTEDLNEGELGNGWFVAACSSLAREPNMWNKVIVDYKGQEWSEKNTYAGVFHFAFWRYGEWIDVVVDDLLPTKDGELIFCHSKSKSEFWSALLEKAYAKLYGDYEHLKTGFIADALVDFTGGVAEKIDLSKKDLQENDEHKYLFFNDLMSSVDNHSLAVAYIDDLYGRLFGSCATNEAGKEHGQGLIKGRGYNVTSVKTIRPPANLGIPTTNMIRLNYPWGESLWTGPWCEKSEEWQKLPMNERSKLGMKFATECEFWMTFDDFLANFTHIEICHIVNTSIFSLKKTWHEKVFTGKWSKGSREAGKDRSGGSDKHETFLNNPQYVFDVTSLRDTIMVSLEQNDIRADRMEAEINKIGFSIIKVEENRKFRVHGVDEKVMTSEYTKSRNIFQKVGLTKGRYVVIPTTEEPGIVGDYLLRIYTSQGSGAGDGPKNCGGSILSISSFIDKFVESPGEWLELSKEYPKPFLPCFPNHRMVTQVTVVQATDLAKSDNPKETVDPFVVIKGEGDSVKGIVAENTTNPVWNTRGVFYRKKPDDKPIIIEVWNKQRMINDFMGMCEVATLGNEEGVTEKIPLTGKGSESEVAKPGILTIIVKSSTDLEYF; encoded by the exons ATGGTGAAACAATTTCAGAATCAGAGTTTCGGCTCGATTCGCAAAGAAGCGGCCGGCAAAGGAGAGCTGTGGGTCGACCCGTTATTCCCGCCGAATAGCAAGTCGCTGTTCTTCAGCAAAGTCGATCGAGAAATCGAATGGAAGCGTCCCGGG GAACTGTGCAAATGCCCGCAGCTGGTTGTGAACGGGGTCAGCACGGAGGATTTGAACGAAGGCGAATTGGGCAACGGCTGGTTCGTCGCCGCTTGCTCGAGTCTGGCTCGCGAGCCAAACATGTGGAACAAG GTAATCGTCGACTATAAGGGACAGGAATGGTCGGAGAAGAACACGTACGCCGGCGTGTTTCACTTCGCGTTCTGGCGTTACGGAGAGTGGATcgacgtcgtcgtcgacgaCTTGTTGCCGACGAAAGACGGCGAGCTGATATTCTGCCACTCGAAATCGAAAAGCGAATTCTGGTCGGCGTTGCTGGAAAAAGCGTACGCCAA ACTTTACGGGGATTACGAACACCTGAAAACCGGTTTCATCGCCGACGCGCTGGTCGACTTCACCGGCGGAGTCGCCGAGAAAATCGACCTGTCGAAAAAAGACCTACAAGAAAACGACGAACACAAATATCTATTCTTCAACGATCTGATGTCGTCGGTCGACAATCATTCTCTAGCCGTTGCCTATATCGAC GATTTATACGGTCGTTTGTTCGGCAGC TGCGCGACGAACGAGGCCGGCAAGGAACACGGTCAGGGGCTGATCAAAGGTCGCGGCTACAACGTGACGAGCGTCAAAACGATACGACCCCCCGCCAACCTCGGCATACCGACCACCAATATGATCCGGCTGAACTACCCGTGGGGCGAGTCGCTGTGGACGGGACCGTGGTGCGAAAA GTCAGAAGAATGGCAGAAGCTGCCGATGAACGAACGCAGCAAACTGGGAATGAAATTCGCCACCGAATGCGAGTTCTGGATGACTTTCGACGATTTCCTGGCGAATTTCACGCACATCGAAATCTGTCACATCGTCAACACGTCGATATTCAGCCTGAAGAAAACCTGGCACGAGAAAGTGTTCACCGGCAAGTGGTCGAAAGGGTCGCGCGAGGCCGGCAAAGACCGCAGCGGCGGCAGCGACAAGCACGAAACGTTCTTGAACAATCCTCAG TACGTATTCGACGTGACGTCACTACGCGACACGATCATGGTATCGCTGGAACAAAACGATATTCGCGCCGATCGAATGGAAGCCGAAATCAACAAAATAGGATTCTCGATTATAAAG GTCGAAGAAAACCGCAAGTTCAGAGTACACGGCGTCGACGAGAAGGTGATGACGTCGGAATACACGAAAAGTCGGAACATATTCCAGAAGGTGGGGCTGACGAAAGGACGCTACGTCGTCATTCCGACCACCGAGGAGCCGGGTATAGTCGGCGACTATCTGTTGCGTATTTATACATCGCAGGGTTCGGGAGCTGG CGACGGACCGAAGAACTGCGGAGGTAGCATTTTATCGATATCCAGTTTCATCGACAAATTCGTCGAAAGCCCCGGAGAATGGCT CGAATTGTCGAAAGAATACCCGAAGCCGTTTCTGCCTTGCTTTCCCAATCATCGCATGGTGACCCAGGTCACCGTCGTGCAAGCTACAGATCTGGCCAAGTCGGACAACCCTAAAGAAA cGGTAGATCCGTTCGTAGTGATCAAGGGCGAGGGCGACTCGGTGAAAGGGATCGTAGCGGAGAACACCACTAACCCGGTATGGAACACTCGAGGCGTGTTTTACCGAAAGAAACCCGACGACAAGCCAATCATTATCGAG GTCTGGAACAAGCAACGCATGATCAACGATTTCATGGGCATGTGCGAAGTGGCGACGCTCGGCAACGAAGAGGGCGTCACCGAGAAGATACCGCTCACCGGCAAAGGCAGCGAGAGCGAAGTGGCAAAACCCGGTATACTGACCATCATCGTCAAGTCGAGCACCGACCTCGAATATTTCTAA
- the LOC141913914 gene encoding calpain-5-like isoform X4 has protein sequence MVKQFQNQSFGSIRKEAAGKGELWVDPLFPPNSKSLFFSKVDREIEWKRPGELCKCPQLVVNGVSTEDLNEGELGNGWFVAACSSLAREPNMWNKVIVDYKGQEWSEKNTYAGVFHFAFWRYGEWIDVVVDDLLPTKDGELIFCHSKSKSEFWSALLEKAYAKLYGDYEHLKTGFIADALVDFTGGVAEKIDLSKKDLQENDEHKYLFFNDLMSSVDNHSLAVAYIDDLYGRLFGSCATNEAGKEHGQGLIKGRGYNVTSVKTIRPPANLGIPTTNMIRLNYPWGESLWTGPWCEKSEEWQKLPMNERSKLGMKFATECEFWMTFDDFLANFTHIEICHIVNTSIFSLKKTWHEKVFTGKWSKGSREAGKDRSGGSDKHETFLNNPQYVFDVTSLRDTIMVSLEQNDIRADRMEAEINKIGFSIIKVEENRKFRVHGVDEKVMTSEYTKSRNIFQKVGLTKGRYVVIPTTEEPGIVGDYLLRIYTSQGSGAGELSKEYPKPFLPCFPNHRMVTQVTVVQATDLAKSDNPKETVDPFVVIKGEGDSVKGIVAENTTNPVWNTRGVFYRKKPDDKPIIIEVWNKQRMINDFMGMCEVATLGNEEGVTEKIPLTGKGSESEVAKPGILTIIVKSSTDLEYF, from the exons ATGGTGAAACAATTTCAGAATCAGAGTTTCGGCTCGATTCGCAAAGAAGCGGCCGGCAAAGGAGAGCTGTGGGTCGACCCGTTATTCCCGCCGAATAGCAAGTCGCTGTTCTTCAGCAAAGTCGATCGAGAAATCGAATGGAAGCGTCCCGGG GAACTGTGCAAATGCCCGCAGCTGGTTGTGAACGGGGTCAGCACGGAGGATTTGAACGAAGGCGAATTGGGCAACGGCTGGTTCGTCGCCGCTTGCTCGAGTCTGGCTCGCGAGCCAAACATGTGGAACAAG GTAATCGTCGACTATAAGGGACAGGAATGGTCGGAGAAGAACACGTACGCCGGCGTGTTTCACTTCGCGTTCTGGCGTTACGGAGAGTGGATcgacgtcgtcgtcgacgaCTTGTTGCCGACGAAAGACGGCGAGCTGATATTCTGCCACTCGAAATCGAAAAGCGAATTCTGGTCGGCGTTGCTGGAAAAAGCGTACGCCAA ACTTTACGGGGATTACGAACACCTGAAAACCGGTTTCATCGCCGACGCGCTGGTCGACTTCACCGGCGGAGTCGCCGAGAAAATCGACCTGTCGAAAAAAGACCTACAAGAAAACGACGAACACAAATATCTATTCTTCAACGATCTGATGTCGTCGGTCGACAATCATTCTCTAGCCGTTGCCTATATCGAC GATTTATACGGTCGTTTGTTCGGCAGC TGCGCGACGAACGAGGCCGGCAAGGAACACGGTCAGGGGCTGATCAAAGGTCGCGGCTACAACGTGACGAGCGTCAAAACGATACGACCCCCCGCCAACCTCGGCATACCGACCACCAATATGATCCGGCTGAACTACCCGTGGGGCGAGTCGCTGTGGACGGGACCGTGGTGCGAAAA GTCAGAAGAATGGCAGAAGCTGCCGATGAACGAACGCAGCAAACTGGGAATGAAATTCGCCACCGAATGCGAGTTCTGGATGACTTTCGACGATTTCCTGGCGAATTTCACGCACATCGAAATCTGTCACATCGTCAACACGTCGATATTCAGCCTGAAGAAAACCTGGCACGAGAAAGTGTTCACCGGCAAGTGGTCGAAAGGGTCGCGCGAGGCCGGCAAAGACCGCAGCGGCGGCAGCGACAAGCACGAAACGTTCTTGAACAATCCTCAG TACGTATTCGACGTGACGTCACTACGCGACACGATCATGGTATCGCTGGAACAAAACGATATTCGCGCCGATCGAATGGAAGCCGAAATCAACAAAATAGGATTCTCGATTATAAAG GTCGAAGAAAACCGCAAGTTCAGAGTACACGGCGTCGACGAGAAGGTGATGACGTCGGAATACACGAAAAGTCGGAACATATTCCAGAAGGTGGGGCTGACGAAAGGACGCTACGTCGTCATTCCGACCACCGAGGAGCCGGGTATAGTCGGCGACTATCTGTTGCGTATTTATACATCGCAGGGTTCGGGAGCTGG CGAATTGTCGAAAGAATACCCGAAGCCGTTTCTGCCTTGCTTTCCCAATCATCGCATGGTGACCCAGGTCACCGTCGTGCAAGCTACAGATCTGGCCAAGTCGGACAACCCTAAAGAAA cGGTAGATCCGTTCGTAGTGATCAAGGGCGAGGGCGACTCGGTGAAAGGGATCGTAGCGGAGAACACCACTAACCCGGTATGGAACACTCGAGGCGTGTTTTACCGAAAGAAACCCGACGACAAGCCAATCATTATCGAG GTCTGGAACAAGCAACGCATGATCAACGATTTCATGGGCATGTGCGAAGTGGCGACGCTCGGCAACGAAGAGGGCGTCACCGAGAAGATACCGCTCACCGGCAAAGGCAGCGAGAGCGAAGTGGCAAAACCCGGTATACTGACCATCATCGTCAAGTCGAGCACCGACCTCGAATATTTCTAA
- the LOC141913914 gene encoding calpain-5-like isoform X2 has protein sequence MVKQFQNQSFGSIRKEAAGKGELWVDPLFPPNSKSLFFSKVDREIEWKRPGELCKCPQLVVNGVSTEDLNEGELGNGWFVAACSSLAREPNMWNKVIVDYKGQEWSEKNTYAGVFHFAFWRYGEWIDVVVDDLLPTKDGELIFCHSKSKSEFWSALLEKAYAKLYGDYEHLKTGFIADALVDFTGGVAEKIDLSKKDLQENDEHKYLFFNDLMSSVDNHSLAVAYIDCATNEAGKEHGQGLIKGRGYNVTSVKTIRPPANLGIPTTNMIRLNYPWGESLWTGPWCEKSEEWQKLPMNERSKLGMKFATECEFWMTFDDFLANFTHIEICHIVNTSIFSLKKTWHEKVFTGKWSKGSREAGKDRSGGSDKHETFLNNPQYVFDVTSLRDTIMVSLEQNDIRADRMEAEINKIGFSIIKVEENRKFRVHGVDEKVMTSEYTKSRNIFQKVGLTKGRYVVIPTTEEPGIVGDYLLRIYTSQGSGAGDGPKNCGGSILSISSFIDKFVESPGEWLHPSVMDNVTELSKEYPKPFLPCFPNHRMVTQVTVVQATDLAKSDNPKETVDPFVVIKGEGDSVKGIVAENTTNPVWNTRGVFYRKKPDDKPIIIEVWNKQRMINDFMGMCEVATLGNEEGVTEKIPLTGKGSESEVAKPGILTIIVKSSTDLEYF, from the exons ATGGTGAAACAATTTCAGAATCAGAGTTTCGGCTCGATTCGCAAAGAAGCGGCCGGCAAAGGAGAGCTGTGGGTCGACCCGTTATTCCCGCCGAATAGCAAGTCGCTGTTCTTCAGCAAAGTCGATCGAGAAATCGAATGGAAGCGTCCCGGG GAACTGTGCAAATGCCCGCAGCTGGTTGTGAACGGGGTCAGCACGGAGGATTTGAACGAAGGCGAATTGGGCAACGGCTGGTTCGTCGCCGCTTGCTCGAGTCTGGCTCGCGAGCCAAACATGTGGAACAAG GTAATCGTCGACTATAAGGGACAGGAATGGTCGGAGAAGAACACGTACGCCGGCGTGTTTCACTTCGCGTTCTGGCGTTACGGAGAGTGGATcgacgtcgtcgtcgacgaCTTGTTGCCGACGAAAGACGGCGAGCTGATATTCTGCCACTCGAAATCGAAAAGCGAATTCTGGTCGGCGTTGCTGGAAAAAGCGTACGCCAA ACTTTACGGGGATTACGAACACCTGAAAACCGGTTTCATCGCCGACGCGCTGGTCGACTTCACCGGCGGAGTCGCCGAGAAAATCGACCTGTCGAAAAAAGACCTACAAGAAAACGACGAACACAAATATCTATTCTTCAACGATCTGATGTCGTCGGTCGACAATCATTCTCTAGCCGTTGCCTATATCGAC TGCGCGACGAACGAGGCCGGCAAGGAACACGGTCAGGGGCTGATCAAAGGTCGCGGCTACAACGTGACGAGCGTCAAAACGATACGACCCCCCGCCAACCTCGGCATACCGACCACCAATATGATCCGGCTGAACTACCCGTGGGGCGAGTCGCTGTGGACGGGACCGTGGTGCGAAAA GTCAGAAGAATGGCAGAAGCTGCCGATGAACGAACGCAGCAAACTGGGAATGAAATTCGCCACCGAATGCGAGTTCTGGATGACTTTCGACGATTTCCTGGCGAATTTCACGCACATCGAAATCTGTCACATCGTCAACACGTCGATATTCAGCCTGAAGAAAACCTGGCACGAGAAAGTGTTCACCGGCAAGTGGTCGAAAGGGTCGCGCGAGGCCGGCAAAGACCGCAGCGGCGGCAGCGACAAGCACGAAACGTTCTTGAACAATCCTCAG TACGTATTCGACGTGACGTCACTACGCGACACGATCATGGTATCGCTGGAACAAAACGATATTCGCGCCGATCGAATGGAAGCCGAAATCAACAAAATAGGATTCTCGATTATAAAG GTCGAAGAAAACCGCAAGTTCAGAGTACACGGCGTCGACGAGAAGGTGATGACGTCGGAATACACGAAAAGTCGGAACATATTCCAGAAGGTGGGGCTGACGAAAGGACGCTACGTCGTCATTCCGACCACCGAGGAGCCGGGTATAGTCGGCGACTATCTGTTGCGTATTTATACATCGCAGGGTTCGGGAGCTGG CGACGGACCGAAGAACTGCGGAGGTAGCATTTTATCGATATCCAGTTTCATCGACAAATTCGTCGAAAGCCCCGGAGAATGGCT TCATCCCTCTGTGATGGACAACGTCAC CGAATTGTCGAAAGAATACCCGAAGCCGTTTCTGCCTTGCTTTCCCAATCATCGCATGGTGACCCAGGTCACCGTCGTGCAAGCTACAGATCTGGCCAAGTCGGACAACCCTAAAGAAA cGGTAGATCCGTTCGTAGTGATCAAGGGCGAGGGCGACTCGGTGAAAGGGATCGTAGCGGAGAACACCACTAACCCGGTATGGAACACTCGAGGCGTGTTTTACCGAAAGAAACCCGACGACAAGCCAATCATTATCGAG GTCTGGAACAAGCAACGCATGATCAACGATTTCATGGGCATGTGCGAAGTGGCGACGCTCGGCAACGAAGAGGGCGTCACCGAGAAGATACCGCTCACCGGCAAAGGCAGCGAGAGCGAAGTGGCAAAACCCGGTATACTGACCATCATCGTCAAGTCGAGCACCGACCTCGAATATTTCTAA
- the LOC141913914 gene encoding calpain-5-like isoform X1, whose product MVKQFQNQSFGSIRKEAAGKGELWVDPLFPPNSKSLFFSKVDREIEWKRPGELCKCPQLVVNGVSTEDLNEGELGNGWFVAACSSLAREPNMWNKVIVDYKGQEWSEKNTYAGVFHFAFWRYGEWIDVVVDDLLPTKDGELIFCHSKSKSEFWSALLEKAYAKLYGDYEHLKTGFIADALVDFTGGVAEKIDLSKKDLQENDEHKYLFFNDLMSSVDNHSLAVAYIDDLYGRLFGSCATNEAGKEHGQGLIKGRGYNVTSVKTIRPPANLGIPTTNMIRLNYPWGESLWTGPWCEKSEEWQKLPMNERSKLGMKFATECEFWMTFDDFLANFTHIEICHIVNTSIFSLKKTWHEKVFTGKWSKGSREAGKDRSGGSDKHETFLNNPQYVFDVTSLRDTIMVSLEQNDIRADRMEAEINKIGFSIIKVEENRKFRVHGVDEKVMTSEYTKSRNIFQKVGLTKGRYVVIPTTEEPGIVGDYLLRIYTSQGSGAGDGPKNCGGSILSISSFIDKFVESPGEWLHPSVMDNVTELSKEYPKPFLPCFPNHRMVTQVTVVQATDLAKSDNPKETVDPFVVIKGEGDSVKGIVAENTTNPVWNTRGVFYRKKPDDKPIIIEVWNKQRMINDFMGMCEVATLGNEEGVTEKIPLTGKGSESEVAKPGILTIIVKSSTDLEYF is encoded by the exons ATGGTGAAACAATTTCAGAATCAGAGTTTCGGCTCGATTCGCAAAGAAGCGGCCGGCAAAGGAGAGCTGTGGGTCGACCCGTTATTCCCGCCGAATAGCAAGTCGCTGTTCTTCAGCAAAGTCGATCGAGAAATCGAATGGAAGCGTCCCGGG GAACTGTGCAAATGCCCGCAGCTGGTTGTGAACGGGGTCAGCACGGAGGATTTGAACGAAGGCGAATTGGGCAACGGCTGGTTCGTCGCCGCTTGCTCGAGTCTGGCTCGCGAGCCAAACATGTGGAACAAG GTAATCGTCGACTATAAGGGACAGGAATGGTCGGAGAAGAACACGTACGCCGGCGTGTTTCACTTCGCGTTCTGGCGTTACGGAGAGTGGATcgacgtcgtcgtcgacgaCTTGTTGCCGACGAAAGACGGCGAGCTGATATTCTGCCACTCGAAATCGAAAAGCGAATTCTGGTCGGCGTTGCTGGAAAAAGCGTACGCCAA ACTTTACGGGGATTACGAACACCTGAAAACCGGTTTCATCGCCGACGCGCTGGTCGACTTCACCGGCGGAGTCGCCGAGAAAATCGACCTGTCGAAAAAAGACCTACAAGAAAACGACGAACACAAATATCTATTCTTCAACGATCTGATGTCGTCGGTCGACAATCATTCTCTAGCCGTTGCCTATATCGAC GATTTATACGGTCGTTTGTTCGGCAGC TGCGCGACGAACGAGGCCGGCAAGGAACACGGTCAGGGGCTGATCAAAGGTCGCGGCTACAACGTGACGAGCGTCAAAACGATACGACCCCCCGCCAACCTCGGCATACCGACCACCAATATGATCCGGCTGAACTACCCGTGGGGCGAGTCGCTGTGGACGGGACCGTGGTGCGAAAA GTCAGAAGAATGGCAGAAGCTGCCGATGAACGAACGCAGCAAACTGGGAATGAAATTCGCCACCGAATGCGAGTTCTGGATGACTTTCGACGATTTCCTGGCGAATTTCACGCACATCGAAATCTGTCACATCGTCAACACGTCGATATTCAGCCTGAAGAAAACCTGGCACGAGAAAGTGTTCACCGGCAAGTGGTCGAAAGGGTCGCGCGAGGCCGGCAAAGACCGCAGCGGCGGCAGCGACAAGCACGAAACGTTCTTGAACAATCCTCAG TACGTATTCGACGTGACGTCACTACGCGACACGATCATGGTATCGCTGGAACAAAACGATATTCGCGCCGATCGAATGGAAGCCGAAATCAACAAAATAGGATTCTCGATTATAAAG GTCGAAGAAAACCGCAAGTTCAGAGTACACGGCGTCGACGAGAAGGTGATGACGTCGGAATACACGAAAAGTCGGAACATATTCCAGAAGGTGGGGCTGACGAAAGGACGCTACGTCGTCATTCCGACCACCGAGGAGCCGGGTATAGTCGGCGACTATCTGTTGCGTATTTATACATCGCAGGGTTCGGGAGCTGG CGACGGACCGAAGAACTGCGGAGGTAGCATTTTATCGATATCCAGTTTCATCGACAAATTCGTCGAAAGCCCCGGAGAATGGCT TCATCCCTCTGTGATGGACAACGTCAC CGAATTGTCGAAAGAATACCCGAAGCCGTTTCTGCCTTGCTTTCCCAATCATCGCATGGTGACCCAGGTCACCGTCGTGCAAGCTACAGATCTGGCCAAGTCGGACAACCCTAAAGAAA cGGTAGATCCGTTCGTAGTGATCAAGGGCGAGGGCGACTCGGTGAAAGGGATCGTAGCGGAGAACACCACTAACCCGGTATGGAACACTCGAGGCGTGTTTTACCGAAAGAAACCCGACGACAAGCCAATCATTATCGAG GTCTGGAACAAGCAACGCATGATCAACGATTTCATGGGCATGTGCGAAGTGGCGACGCTCGGCAACGAAGAGGGCGTCACCGAGAAGATACCGCTCACCGGCAAAGGCAGCGAGAGCGAAGTGGCAAAACCCGGTATACTGACCATCATCGTCAAGTCGAGCACCGACCTCGAATATTTCTAA